In Phormidium yuhuli AB48, one genomic interval encodes:
- a CDS encoding tetratricopeptide repeat protein, with amino-acid sequence MSNYTVPRHRSLLRFFSQPRDWLSPLFSLAAIAVMAVPPVAAAPLALPQVSERLVQANNNDEINDLLIEGQELVLAGNLSEALRAYRQAAQLDNSNARIFSAIGYLEARQNNFDAAVTAYRQALELEPDVAEFYYALAYSLANTGDYAAAEAQYERTIALSPRNTNAFLGLGVMRYRQGNYEGALEAYRQAARLNNQNWQVQESIGSTLLQLERYDEALAVLEEAAELAPNEGRIQVNLGVARLNQEDVEGALNAFNRAAELEPQDGSLLFEVGRLFLSQGERTQALSLFQQASRLSGDRADIHLTVGELLLDNNDGLNAILSLRQAIALEPDWPQAHYLLGRALRQRGRTSEAIASLETALDLAEQVNNEALVGAIQTLLAELN; translated from the coding sequence ATGTCTAATTACACAGTTCCCCGTCATAGATCGCTTCTGAGATTCTTCAGCCAGCCTCGGGATTGGTTATCGCCTCTGTTTTCCCTCGCGGCGATCGCGGTGATGGCGGTCCCCCCCGTTGCTGCTGCACCCCTAGCCTTGCCCCAAGTCTCTGAACGGCTGGTGCAAGCCAACAATAATGACGAGATCAATGACTTGCTGATTGAGGGACAAGAGCTTGTTCTGGCCGGCAACCTCTCAGAGGCCCTACGAGCCTATCGCCAGGCCGCTCAATTGGATAATAGTAATGCCCGAATTTTCTCCGCGATTGGCTATCTAGAAGCACGGCAAAACAACTTTGATGCGGCGGTGACCGCTTATCGTCAGGCCTTGGAACTTGAACCTGATGTGGCTGAGTTTTACTATGCTTTAGCCTATAGTTTGGCTAATACCGGTGATTATGCTGCCGCTGAAGCTCAATATGAGAGGACTATTGCTCTGAGCCCTCGCAACACCAATGCTTTTTTAGGCTTAGGGGTGATGCGCTACCGCCAAGGAAACTATGAAGGGGCTCTAGAGGCGTATCGTCAGGCAGCTCGTCTCAATAACCAGAATTGGCAGGTTCAGGAGTCCATCGGCTCGACCCTTCTGCAACTTGAACGCTACGACGAAGCCTTAGCTGTCTTAGAAGAAGCGGCGGAACTGGCCCCCAATGAAGGACGGATTCAGGTCAATCTAGGGGTGGCCCGATTAAATCAGGAGGATGTGGAAGGGGCGTTGAATGCCTTCAACCGAGCCGCAGAGTTGGAACCCCAGGATGGTTCCCTCTTGTTTGAAGTGGGACGCTTGTTCCTCAGTCAAGGAGAACGGACACAGGCCCTCAGTTTATTTCAACAGGCGTCACGCCTATCTGGAGATCGCGCTGATATTCACCTGACGGTTGGTGAGCTTCTGTTAGACAACAATGATGGTCTCAATGCCATTTTGTCCTTGCGCCAAGCGATCGCCCTAGAACCGGATTGGCCCCAAGCCCATTATCTCTTGGGGAGGGCCCTACGACAACGAGGGCGCACCTCCGAGGCGATCGCCAGCCTAGAAACCGCCCTTGATTTAGCCGAACAAGTCAACAACGAGGCTCTGGTTGGGGCAATCCAGACTCTGCTCGCTGAATTAAATTAA
- a CDS encoding orange carotenoid protein N-terminal domain-containing protein: protein MPFNIETARNIFPETLSADAVPATIARFSQLNAEDQLALIWFAYLEMGKSITIAAPGAANMQFAENTLNKIKAMSFQEQSQVMCDLANRADTEVCRTYAVWSSNIKLGFWYQLGEWMEQGVVAPIPEGYQLSANAKAVLESIRGLDSGQQITVLRNAVVDMGFDTSKLDNYQTVAEPVVPPKEMSQRTTVSIKGVDNPTVLSYMNYMNANDFDNLIKLFVEDGALQPPFQRPIVGKDNVFKFLREDCQNLKLMPEQGVLEPAEDGYTQIKVTGKVQTPWFGAAVGMNMAWRFLLNPDNQIFFVAIDLLASPKELLNLAR, encoded by the coding sequence ATGCCATTCAATATCGAAACAGCCCGCAACATCTTCCCAGAAACTCTGTCAGCTGATGCCGTTCCCGCTACAATTGCTCGGTTCTCTCAGCTGAATGCAGAAGACCAATTGGCTCTCATTTGGTTTGCCTATCTGGAAATGGGTAAATCGATTACCATTGCGGCTCCGGGTGCAGCCAACATGCAGTTTGCTGAGAACACCTTGAACAAAATCAAGGCCATGTCGTTTCAGGAACAGTCCCAGGTCATGTGTGATCTGGCCAACCGCGCCGACACCGAAGTGTGCCGCACCTATGCCGTTTGGTCCTCGAACATCAAACTGGGATTTTGGTATCAACTCGGAGAATGGATGGAACAGGGAGTCGTTGCCCCAATTCCCGAGGGCTATCAACTCTCCGCCAACGCGAAAGCCGTCTTAGAATCCATCCGCGGCCTAGATTCTGGTCAGCAAATCACCGTGCTGCGCAATGCTGTGGTAGACATGGGCTTCGACACCAGCAAATTGGATAACTATCAAACTGTGGCAGAACCTGTTGTGCCTCCCAAAGAGATGTCACAACGTACCACAGTCAGCATCAAAGGTGTGGATAACCCCACCGTGCTGAGCTATATGAACTACATGAATGCCAATGACTTCGACAACCTCATCAAGTTGTTTGTCGAAGATGGCGCTCTGCAACCCCCCTTCCAGCGGCCGATTGTGGGTAAAGATAATGTCTTCAAGTTCCTGCGTGAAGATTGTCAGAATTTGAAACTGATGCCGGAACAAGGGGTTCTCGAACCCGCAGAAGATGGCTACACCCAGATTAAAGTCACCGGGAAGGTGCAAACCCCCTGGTTTGGTGCCGCTGTCGGGATGAACATGGCGTGGCGCTTCCTGCTCAACCCGGACAACCAGATTTTCTTTGTGGCTATTGACTTGCTAGCATCTCCCAAAGAGCTATTAAATCTGGCTCGTTAG
- a CDS encoding phycobiliprotein lyase, with protein MDFSDFISQCAGKWFSQRTSHAIPPQALEAGTCDFWIDLIEPGDAILLERCQAIGLDPAQVTCAIRTHWQGQVGTANHADSGATFSLFVASDSPKQGQFWRWSEDNSDSSVIQGHYHLGQDEALNLSASTDSLRSEERLWFLNPNLRERTSVITHKAGSRYASFCSEIRMGLK; from the coding sequence ATGGACTTTAGCGATTTCATCAGCCAATGTGCGGGCAAGTGGTTTTCCCAACGAACCAGCCACGCCATCCCGCCCCAAGCCCTAGAGGCCGGAACCTGTGATTTCTGGATTGACTTAATTGAACCGGGGGATGCAATCCTCCTTGAACGCTGTCAAGCCATCGGCTTAGACCCCGCTCAGGTCACCTGTGCCATTCGCACCCATTGGCAAGGTCAAGTGGGAACCGCCAATCATGCCGACAGCGGTGCCACCTTCAGCCTCTTTGTGGCCAGCGACAGTCCCAAACAAGGACAATTTTGGCGTTGGAGTGAAGACAACTCCGACAGCAGCGTCATTCAGGGCCACTACCATCTCGGCCAAGATGAAGCCCTCAACCTTAGCGCCAGTACCGACTCCCTCCGTAGCGAAGAGCGCCTCTGGTTTCTCAATCCTAACCTCAGAGAACGCACCAGCGTGATCACCCACAAAGCCGGCTCCCGTTACGCCTCCTTCTGCTCAGAAATCCGCATGGGACTCAAATGA
- the psbU gene encoding photosystem II complex extrinsic protein PsbU, with translation MKRLIRLFAVVCVCLGLLSWVAPAQPALANEGVELKNSFDAKLNTEFGQKIDINNTNVRAFRKYRGMYPTLAGLIVQNAPYDKVEDVLEIPSLSERQKQILQENLKYFTATDPEAFLNEGDDRINNGIY, from the coding sequence ATGAAACGATTGATTCGTCTATTTGCAGTGGTTTGTGTCTGCTTGGGCTTGCTCAGTTGGGTGGCCCCCGCGCAACCGGCCCTGGCCAATGAAGGGGTCGAACTGAAAAATTCCTTTGATGCCAAACTCAATACGGAGTTTGGGCAAAAAATTGATATCAACAACACCAATGTCCGCGCTTTCCGGAAATATCGCGGTATGTATCCGACTTTAGCGGGTCTGATTGTTCAGAATGCCCCCTATGACAAGGTGGAAGATGTGCTGGAGATTCCCAGCCTCAGCGAGCGTCAGAAACAGATTCTGCAAGAGAATCTTAAGTATTTCACCGCAACGGATCCCGAGGCCTTCCTGAATGAAGGGGATGATCGTATCAACAACGGAATTTACTAG
- the clpS gene encoding ATP-dependent Clp protease adapter ClpS produces the protein MTVVLSTAIGAATAPTVAPVKGDQTVRKPYPNFKVIVLDDDFNTFVHVAECLLKYIPHMTSDRAWELTYQVHNEGQAIVWVGPQEQAEFYHMQLRREGLTMAPLEPA, from the coding sequence ATGACTGTTGTGCTTTCGACTGCGATCGGTGCTGCGACGGCGCCAACGGTTGCTCCCGTCAAGGGTGATCAAACGGTTCGTAAGCCCTACCCGAATTTCAAGGTTATTGTTTTAGACGATGACTTCAATACTTTTGTTCATGTGGCGGAATGTCTGCTTAAGTATATTCCTCACATGACGAGTGATCGCGCCTGGGAGTTAACGTACCAGGTTCATAATGAGGGTCAGGCGATCGTCTGGGTGGGACCCCAGGAACAGGCGGAGTTCTATCATATGCAGCTACGACGGGAGGGGCTAACGATGGCCCCGTTGGAACCCGCTTGA
- the ccmS gene encoding beta-carboxysome assembly chaperone CcmS yields the protein MESEISAAHAASHQWRKQLDEFVKANSQELAALAWGLHLQDPEGDSTLGIDVEPTPHFIICPRKALVTLNENVDNQLRVMMGVVENHNPEIEVLLLGVGRGQIQAIQYQPQLEPPQCFEEVGEDVETLLDRLEQQMQTAIDSPEQG from the coding sequence ATGGAATCTGAAATCTCCGCCGCCCATGCCGCCAGTCATCAATGGCGCAAACAACTCGATGAGTTTGTCAAAGCTAACAGTCAAGAACTCGCGGCCCTAGCGTGGGGGCTGCACCTGCAAGATCCCGAGGGTGATTCCACCCTCGGGATTGACGTGGAACCCACGCCCCATTTCATCATCTGTCCCCGCAAGGCGTTGGTGACCCTGAATGAAAATGTGGATAACCAATTGCGGGTCATGATGGGGGTCGTCGAGAACCATAACCCGGAAATTGAAGTCTTACTCTTAGGGGTTGGCCGAGGGCAAATTCAAGCCATTCAATACCAACCCCAGCTAGAACCTCCCCAATGCTTTGAGGAGGTTGGCGAGGATGTCGAGACTCTCCTCGATCGCCTTGAACAACAGATGCAAACTGCCATTGATAGCCCCGAGCAAGGGTGA
- a CDS encoding NAD(P)H-quinone oxidoreductase subunit 4: MAQFPWLTAIFLLPLVAAAFIPIIPDRDGKTLRWYALGVGLLDFALMVITFGQHYNFADSSFQLIEQYPWVPQLGLNWSLAVDGLSAPLILLTGLVNVLAIAAAWNVSRKPRLFYSLILVLLSAQIGVFAAQDLLLFFLMWEVELVPVYLLISIWGGPKRQYAATKFILYTALASIFILVSGLSLAFWGDRVTFDMAELGAKNFPIALELLAYAGFLIAFGVKLPIFPVHTWLPDAHGEASAPVSMILAGVLLKMGGYALIRLNVEVLPNAHIYFAPALVILGVVNILYGALTAFAQDNLKRRLACSSISHMGFVLIGIASFTEVGLNGAVLQMLSHGLIAAMLFFLAGVTYERTHTLSMEKMGGLANVMPKTFALFTAGSMASLALPGMSGFIGELTVFIGISSSDAYSDSFKLVVVLLSAVGLIATPVYLLSMLRRIFYGDNRQTETEFDITTWFDAKPREIIITACLLLPIVGIGFYPKLATQTYDVKTTEVASVVRNALPVFAQQRQQNRLFSGGLFAPHVTSPQTLLGVADLGKGA, encoded by the coding sequence ATGGCACAGTTTCCCTGGCTAACCGCCATTTTCCTATTGCCCCTTGTGGCAGCCGCATTCATCCCCATCATTCCCGATCGCGACGGTAAAACCCTGCGCTGGTATGCCCTCGGCGTGGGCCTCCTCGACTTCGCCCTGATGGTCATCACCTTTGGCCAACATTACAACTTCGCCGACTCCAGTTTTCAACTGATTGAACAGTACCCCTGGGTACCTCAACTGGGCCTCAACTGGTCGTTAGCCGTTGACGGTCTATCTGCACCTCTGATCCTCCTAACCGGACTGGTTAACGTCCTGGCCATCGCTGCCGCTTGGAACGTCAGCCGTAAGCCCCGCCTATTCTATAGTCTTATTCTCGTACTGCTGAGCGCCCAAATTGGGGTCTTCGCCGCTCAGGACTTGCTTTTGTTCTTCCTGATGTGGGAAGTCGAGCTAGTTCCCGTTTATCTCCTTATCTCCATCTGGGGCGGTCCGAAACGTCAATACGCCGCAACTAAATTTATTCTCTATACCGCACTGGCATCTATCTTTATTCTCGTATCCGGCTTAAGCCTCGCCTTCTGGGGCGATCGCGTCACCTTCGACATGGCCGAACTGGGAGCCAAAAACTTCCCCATCGCCCTAGAACTCCTGGCCTATGCCGGGTTCCTCATTGCCTTTGGCGTCAAGCTTCCCATCTTCCCCGTCCACACCTGGCTTCCCGATGCCCATGGTGAAGCCTCTGCCCCCGTCTCCATGATTCTGGCTGGAGTTCTCCTGAAAATGGGAGGCTATGCCCTAATTCGCCTTAACGTGGAAGTTCTACCCAATGCTCATATCTACTTCGCCCCAGCCCTCGTTATTCTAGGGGTCGTGAACATTCTCTACGGCGCCTTGACGGCCTTCGCCCAAGACAACCTCAAACGTCGCCTAGCCTGTTCCTCCATCTCTCACATGGGCTTTGTCCTCATCGGCATCGCCTCCTTCACCGAAGTGGGCTTAAACGGAGCCGTCCTACAAATGCTCTCCCACGGCTTAATCGCCGCCATGCTCTTCTTCCTGGCTGGGGTTACCTACGAACGGACTCACACCCTCTCCATGGAAAAAATGGGCGGTTTAGCCAACGTTATGCCCAAAACCTTTGCCCTCTTTACCGCCGGTTCCATGGCCTCCCTGGCCCTACCTGGCATGAGTGGCTTCATTGGGGAACTGACCGTCTTCATCGGCATCTCCAGCAGTGATGCCTACAGTGATAGCTTCAAACTGGTGGTCGTCCTACTCTCCGCCGTCGGTCTCATTGCCACCCCCGTCTATCTCCTCTCCATGTTGCGCCGCATCTTCTACGGCGATAACCGCCAGACTGAAACTGAGTTCGACATCACCACGTGGTTTGATGCTAAACCTCGGGAAATCATCATTACCGCCTGCTTATTACTGCCCATCGTTGGCATCGGCTTCTATCCCAAGTTGGCCACCCAAACCTACGATGTGAAAACCACAGAAGTCGCCAGTGTCGTTCGCAACGCCCTACCGGTGTTCGCTCAACAGCGTCAGCAAAATCGCCTCTTCTCCGGTGGTTTGTTTGCGCCCCATGTCACCTCACCTCAAACCTTGCTCGGTGTGGCTGACCTAGGTAAGGGCGCTTAG
- a CDS encoding sensor domain-containing protein, translated as MKLEPLSSTRFAAQITVLYAVIGSLWIVLSDYLVALTLVDFPNQLSRVQTLKGWGFVLVTSCCLYLLLRRGARSLQKSYSLLETILESTTDAIFAKNLAGEYVVANTAAAEMTGIPIQQMLGAKDEDLFEVQLAQQLREHDRLSLASGIRQERETCLKPDYLNPAPEDDDDKTAQIYLTSKDVWYDPYGRPIGVIGVSRNITEAKRAYDALAASEERYRSLFACHPQPMWIYDQESLQFLAVNPAAIAHYGYSEAEFLSMTIEDIRPAEDIPSLLDNLQHKPKGYIASGVRRHLKKDGSVIAVDITTHDVDFEGRPAQVILANDITERLQVQAQLERYAFTDTLTGLLNRTGFSHNLQQAIARNRNESYPFTLLYLSLDGFTRLKFSLGHRVARQLLIEAASRLKACFPGAIAARLEDNEFVLRLGHQVDSVDAVVGRLRERLSSIYRLNNHDVFSDCSIGVVRSNLGYCDAEEYLQAGDTAMYQARSALPHKYVIFSQQLRDAALNRMELDAALRRALERQEFEVYYQPFIDLASGQCLGFEALVRWQHPQRGLVPPGQFIPLMEETGLVVPLGKWVLQEACQQLKSWQTQLKQPQLTMSVNVAALQLTQPGFLEVLDDVLRTTGIAPPCLKLEITETTLMQNTETIRGSLDEIKARGINLSIDDFGTGYSSLSYLHLFSFTVLKLDRSFVTQLESSSKSIEIVRHIARLAQNLNLALVAEGIETQQQLVLLQQLEFQEGQGYLFSAPLPASTAHQWLRDRIS; from the coding sequence GTGAAACTTGAGCCATTGTCCTCAACCCGTTTTGCGGCACAAATTACGGTCCTGTATGCCGTCATTGGCAGCCTGTGGATTGTCCTCTCCGATTATTTGGTTGCGTTGACGTTAGTAGACTTCCCCAACCAGTTGAGCCGAGTTCAAACCCTCAAAGGATGGGGCTTTGTCCTTGTAACCAGTTGTTGCCTCTATCTGCTCCTGCGCCGTGGTGCGCGATCGCTTCAGAAAAGCTACAGCCTCTTAGAGACTATTTTAGAAAGCACCACGGATGCTATTTTTGCTAAAAATCTCGCAGGGGAATATGTAGTGGCCAACACAGCGGCTGCGGAGATGACCGGAATTCCTATTCAGCAAATGCTTGGGGCTAAGGACGAGGATTTATTTGAGGTTCAACTGGCCCAGCAACTTCGGGAACACGATCGCCTCAGCCTCGCCAGTGGCATCCGACAAGAGCGAGAAACCTGTTTGAAGCCAGACTACCTCAACCCTGCCCCTGAGGATGACGACGATAAAACAGCCCAAATCTATCTCACCAGTAAAGATGTCTGGTATGACCCTTATGGAAGACCGATTGGCGTGATTGGCGTCTCTCGCAACATTACCGAGGCCAAACGGGCCTATGACGCCCTAGCCGCCTCTGAAGAACGCTATCGTAGCTTGTTTGCCTGTCATCCTCAACCCATGTGGATTTATGATCAGGAGAGCTTACAGTTTTTAGCCGTGAACCCGGCCGCGATCGCCCATTACGGCTACAGTGAAGCCGAATTTCTCTCAATGACTATTGAGGATATTCGCCCAGCGGAAGATATTCCCAGTCTTCTAGACAATCTCCAACATAAACCCAAAGGCTATATCGCATCAGGGGTGCGGCGACATCTAAAAAAAGACGGCTCCGTCATTGCCGTAGATATCACCACCCATGATGTTGACTTTGAAGGACGGCCAGCCCAAGTGATCCTCGCCAACGATATTACCGAACGGCTCCAGGTGCAAGCTCAACTCGAACGCTACGCCTTTACCGATACCCTAACGGGACTTCTCAATCGCACTGGATTCAGCCATAATCTGCAACAGGCCATCGCCCGTAATCGCAACGAGAGTTATCCCTTCACTCTTCTCTATCTCAGTTTGGACGGCTTTACCCGCCTTAAATTTAGTCTGGGCCACCGGGTCGCCCGGCAACTGCTGATTGAGGCAGCCAGTCGTCTCAAGGCCTGTTTTCCTGGGGCGATCGCCGCTCGTTTGGAGGACAATGAGTTTGTCCTGCGACTCGGCCATCAGGTTGATTCCGTCGATGCTGTGGTGGGCCGGTTACGGGAACGACTCAGCTCAATCTATCGCCTCAACAACCACGATGTCTTCTCCGATTGCAGCATTGGTGTGGTGCGCAGCAACTTAGGCTACTGCGACGCCGAAGAGTATTTGCAAGCCGGAGATACGGCCATGTATCAGGCGCGATCGGCTCTACCCCATAAATACGTCATCTTCAGCCAACAACTGCGTGATGCTGCCCTCAACCGCATGGAACTCGATGCTGCTCTGCGCCGGGCCTTGGAGCGACAGGAGTTTGAGGTCTATTATCAACCCTTTATTGATCTCGCCAGCGGTCAATGTCTGGGGTTTGAAGCCCTCGTACGCTGGCAACATCCTCAACGGGGTTTAGTCCCCCCAGGGCAGTTTATCCCCTTAATGGAGGAAACCGGCTTAGTGGTTCCCCTGGGGAAGTGGGTTTTACAGGAAGCCTGTCAGCAGTTGAAGTCTTGGCAGACTCAGTTAAAGCAGCCCCAGTTGACCATGAGTGTCAATGTAGCCGCCCTCCAGCTAACACAACCGGGTTTTTTAGAGGTTCTTGACGATGTACTGCGTACCACGGGAATTGCCCCCCCCTGCCTGAAACTAGAAATTACGGAAACCACATTGATGCAGAATACCGAGACCATTCGCGGGAGCTTGGATGAGATTAAAGCGCGAGGCATCAACCTGAGTATCGACGATTTTGGCACGGGGTATTCATCCTTGAGTTACTTACATTTGTTTTCGTTTACGGTCCTCAAGTTAGATCGCTCCTTTGTGACGCAGTTAGAGTCGAGTAGCAAAAGTATCGAGATTGTTCGTCATATTGCCCGACTGGCTCAAAATCTCAATCTGGCCTTAGTGGCGGAAGGCATCGAAACCCAACAGCAATTAGTCCTGTTACAACAACTGGAATTTCAGGAAGGACAAGGTTACCTATTTTCTGCCCCCCTTCCCGCCTCTACGGCTCATCAGTGGCTCCGGGACAGGATATCGTAG
- a CDS encoding DUF3120 domain-containing protein translates to MFYYPFTNPTLYSESASADKSQRPWWAIAMSSTGLIFAGSIFLVSVPVFVEAPLVRHAPWLSLLLTLGWLWSSVSLLNSPRFWIWGDLLLGFSGSWLAGSIYWGWFRWEPLWHLPVECLALPLPLWCISRHRLLIGSWFAVGSLLGTVITDVYFYVVDLIPQWRQLMRVEEELAMPIFQMAIAKVQTPWGGTCAVILGGLLLLAGLLPLWINRSKNGVSLHRWAFSGAVLSTILVDSLFWFAALAA, encoded by the coding sequence TTGTTTTACTATCCCTTTACTAACCCAACCCTTTATTCCGAGAGCGCTTCAGCGGATAAGAGTCAGCGTCCCTGGTGGGCGATCGCCATGTCGTCTACGGGGCTTATTTTTGCTGGGTCAATTTTTTTGGTCTCTGTGCCGGTGTTTGTGGAAGCCCCTTTGGTTCGTCATGCCCCTTGGCTGAGTTTACTATTGACCCTAGGCTGGTTGTGGTCTAGTGTCAGCCTGCTTAATTCCCCCCGATTCTGGATTTGGGGGGATCTGTTGCTAGGCTTTTCTGGGAGTTGGTTGGCGGGTTCGATTTACTGGGGCTGGTTTCGCTGGGAACCCTTGTGGCATCTGCCCGTTGAATGTTTGGCCTTACCCTTACCCCTGTGGTGTATTTCCCGCCACCGTCTGTTAATTGGCAGTTGGTTTGCGGTGGGGTCTTTGTTGGGAACGGTGATTACTGATGTGTATTTTTATGTAGTGGATCTGATTCCCCAATGGCGGCAGTTAATGCGGGTGGAGGAGGAGCTAGCGATGCCCATTTTTCAGATGGCGATCGCCAAGGTGCAAACCCCCTGGGGTGGAACCTGTGCCGTTATCTTGGGGGGGCTGCTGTTGCTGGCAGGCCTGTTGCCGTTATGGATAAATCGGTCAAAAAATGGAGTGTCTCTCCATCGCTGGGCCTTCTCAGGAGCCGTTCTGAGTACCATTCTTGTGGATAGCTTATTTTGGTTCGCGGCGCTGGCGGCCTAA
- a CDS encoding class I SAM-dependent methyltransferase: protein MKRVLEPEVMDTWEETIAYDAMDFSDVNQAFVDEAIALGPDHATILDIGTGPARIPILLCQQRPHWTVTGIDLSHNMLKRGATHIAKAELGDRIRLDYADAKSLPYANASFDLVISNSIIHHLEDPLPCLNELRRVLKPQGGLLLRDLVRPNNLASVDQLVQQLGSTYDPHQTQLFRDSLCAAFTLQEVQQMLDAAGFAGVCAYLSSDRHWTAKQAYQS from the coding sequence ATGAAACGAGTTCTGGAACCCGAGGTAATGGACACTTGGGAAGAAACCATCGCCTATGATGCCATGGATTTCAGCGACGTCAATCAGGCGTTTGTTGATGAGGCGATCGCCCTCGGTCCAGACCATGCAACCATTCTTGACATTGGCACGGGTCCGGCCCGGATTCCCATACTGTTATGTCAACAGCGGCCCCATTGGACGGTCACTGGTATTGATTTATCTCACAATATGTTGAAACGTGGGGCCACCCATATCGCTAAGGCCGAATTGGGCGATCGCATCCGTTTAGACTACGCTGATGCCAAATCCCTACCCTATGCTAATGCCAGTTTCGATTTGGTCATCTCCAATAGTATCATCCACCATCTTGAAGACCCCCTCCCCTGTCTAAACGAGTTGCGACGGGTCCTTAAACCCCAAGGGGGTCTCTTGTTGAGAGATTTAGTTCGCCCCAACAATCTAGCCAGCGTTGATCAGCTCGTGCAACAACTCGGCAGTACCTATGATCCCCATCAAACTCAACTCTTTCGAGATTCCCTCTGTGCCGCCTTTACCCTCCAAGAAGTTCAACAGATGCTAGATGCAGCCGGATTCGCTGGAGTCTGCGCCTACCTATCCTCAGATCGCCATTGGACCGCTAAGCAAGCATATCAAAGCTAG
- a CDS encoding adenylate/guanylate cyclase domain-containing protein codes for MVTWKSTPHLILRTESGPRYLALSGNNCWTFGRSDENQFTIPDRWVSRAHAMLQQTDLGEFYLIDLGSRNGSFINGRRVSVPVRLNNGDRLTLGQTEMVFYAPANVHADVDDSDTEDSGATAVLSVRRLISVMVVDIRDFTVLTRQLDERMLSEVIGTWFRHAGNIIRESGSWVDKYIGDAVMAVWFHTPQGEGDGVSKEEVLRVFQALGELHHRTRELSDRYPLPFPLRIGAGVNTGYAMVGNTGSGDRPDYTALGDTVNAAFRLESATKELRKDVALGATTYQYLSTIRASENVFEEHEVALKGYDSPTVTYAGNFEDLDAFLRLSYQEIQV; via the coding sequence GTGGTGACTTGGAAATCTACCCCCCATCTCATCTTGCGGACTGAATCGGGACCGCGCTATCTTGCCCTGTCGGGTAATAACTGCTGGACGTTTGGACGTAGTGATGAGAATCAGTTTACCATTCCGGACCGGTGGGTATCTCGGGCCCATGCGATGCTTCAGCAAACGGATTTGGGGGAGTTTTATTTGATTGATTTGGGAAGCCGCAATGGGTCTTTTATTAATGGACGCCGGGTGAGTGTGCCGGTGCGTCTGAATAATGGCGATCGCCTAACGTTGGGGCAGACGGAGATGGTGTTTTATGCCCCGGCTAATGTTCATGCGGACGTGGATGATTCGGATACGGAGGATTCCGGGGCGACGGCAGTGTTGTCAGTACGTCGTCTGATTTCGGTGATGGTGGTCGATATTCGTGATTTTACGGTGTTAACTCGGCAACTGGATGAGCGGATGCTCTCGGAGGTGATTGGCACTTGGTTTCGTCATGCCGGGAATATCATTCGTGAGTCGGGAAGTTGGGTGGATAAGTATATTGGCGATGCGGTGATGGCCGTCTGGTTTCATACTCCCCAAGGAGAAGGAGATGGGGTGAGTAAGGAGGAGGTGTTGCGAGTTTTTCAGGCTTTGGGGGAATTGCATCACCGGACGCGGGAGCTGAGCGATCGCTATCCCCTGCCCTTCCCCCTGCGGATTGGGGCTGGGGTCAATACAGGGTATGCCATGGTGGGTAACACGGGGAGCGGCGATCGCCCCGATTATACGGCTCTCGGAGATACGGTCAATGCCGCCTTCCGTCTAGAATCGGCGACGAAGGAGTTACGTAAGGATGTCGCCCTGGGGGCAACGACCTACCAGTATTTGAGTACCATTCGGGCCAGCGAAAATGTGTTTGAGGAACATGAGGTGGCCCTAAAGGGCTATGATAGCCCCACGGTGACCTATGCCGGCAATTTTGAGGATCTTGATGCCTTCTTGCGGCTCAGTTACCAAGAAATTCAGGTTTAG